One window from the genome of Rufibacter tibetensis encodes:
- the murD gene encoding UDP-N-acetylmuramoyl-L-alanine--D-glutamate ligase: MQKIAILGAGESGVGAALLAQTKGFDVFVSDRGSITEKYKQQLTQAQIPFEEGTHTLEQIYAAVEIIKSPGIPDTAPVIQGAVERSIPIISEIEFAGRYASGKFVCITGTNGKTTTTLLTYHLLKSAGLKVALAGNVGESLAGKVLEGCYDYYVVELSSFQLDNMYGFKANIGILLNITPDHLDRYEYQMEKYAASKFRIAQNMTSAEYFLFNQDDAEIQKYRAALEVLGTLVSFGLKEAEGLAIQYQGQTVQASFNQISAKVDTSNSPLIGQHNQYNTMAAVGAALLVGIAPNQIEEALGTFQNAEHRLQPVGQVDGIRFINDSKATNVEAVWYALDGIQEPIVWVVGGKDKGNDYSTLLPLVQEKVKAIVCLGADNSKLFEFFSQTGLKMVETQDVQEAVQLSKDFAEAGDVVLLSPACASFDLFNNYEHRGRAFAEAVAALNSTLA; the protein is encoded by the coding sequence ATGCAAAAAATAGCCATACTAGGAGCAGGGGAGAGCGGCGTAGGAGCAGCCTTGTTGGCACAAACCAAGGGCTTTGACGTGTTCGTCTCAGACCGGGGTTCCATTACAGAAAAGTACAAGCAGCAACTAACTCAGGCGCAGATCCCTTTTGAGGAGGGGACGCACACGCTGGAGCAAATTTATGCGGCTGTGGAAATCATCAAAAGCCCAGGTATTCCAGACACGGCACCTGTAATTCAGGGCGCAGTGGAAAGAAGCATTCCTATCATTTCAGAGATTGAGTTTGCCGGGCGCTATGCCTCGGGCAAGTTCGTCTGCATCACTGGCACCAACGGCAAAACCACCACCACGTTGCTAACTTACCACTTGTTGAAAAGCGCAGGCTTAAAAGTGGCATTGGCCGGAAACGTGGGCGAAAGTCTGGCGGGAAAGGTGCTGGAGGGTTGCTATGACTACTACGTGGTAGAACTGAGCAGCTTCCAGTTAGATAATATGTACGGCTTCAAAGCCAATATTGGGATTCTGCTGAACATTACCCCAGACCACCTGGACCGCTACGAGTACCAGATGGAAAAGTACGCGGCTTCCAAGTTCCGCATTGCGCAAAACATGACGTCTGCCGAGTACTTCCTCTTCAACCAGGATGACGCTGAAATTCAGAAATACCGCGCTGCCCTTGAGGTGTTAGGAACGCTGGTGTCTTTCGGGTTGAAAGAAGCAGAAGGATTGGCTATTCAATACCAAGGTCAGACGGTTCAAGCCTCTTTTAACCAAATCAGCGCTAAAGTAGATACTTCCAATTCGCCTTTGATTGGGCAGCATAACCAATACAATACCATGGCCGCCGTTGGGGCTGCACTGCTGGTGGGGATTGCGCCTAATCAGATTGAAGAAGCTTTAGGAACCTTTCAGAATGCCGAGCACCGGTTACAGCCGGTGGGCCAGGTAGACGGCATTCGGTTCATCAATGATTCCAAAGCCACCAACGTGGAAGCGGTTTGGTACGCGCTAGACGGAATTCAGGAGCCTATTGTGTGGGTAGTGGGCGGAAAAGACAAAGGAAACGACTATTCTACGCTGCTGCCGTTGGTGCAGGAGAAAGTGAAAGCTATTGTGTGCCTTGGGGCAGACAATAGTAAGCTTTTTGAATTCTTTTCCCAAACCGGCCTTAAAATGGTAGAAACACAGGACGTGCAGGAAGCTGTGCAACTGTCCAAAGACTTTGCCGAGGCAGGAGATGTGGTGTTGCTTTCTCCGGCCTGTGCCAGCTTTGACCTTTTCAATAATTACGAACACAGGGGCCGTGCTTTTGCCGAGGCAGTGGCTGCCCTTAATTCTACTTTAGCATGA